The sequence GTTGTCGGCAAAAGAGAGAATAACGAAGTGTATGAGATGCTAAAGGATAAATTTAACTAAGCATAAAGCTAGACTTTAGTTATCTTTGATCTGTTAGCAGTTAATTTCATATTGCTAGCTTGTCCTATCTAAAGTGCTCTTTTATGATGAGTATAACCCCCTACATTTTTATTATTTTATTTTCTTAATTTCATACCAGACTAAATCTCTAAGAGAAATTTAAAAGCTACAAAAATTATATTATATATTTCATAGTATTTTTAAAAAACACGCATTTTAGCGGCCTGAAGCCTACCGAATTCCTTGTTTTAGGCTATGAAATTTTATAAAATAACCTTAAAAGATATTTAAAGAGCAAGTCTGACAAAAATTTTTATGGCATAGGATTTTTTGAGTGGCTTCTTCTTAGATTGGGAGTAAATTTACGTGAGTTCTGAAAAGATAAAAAAACGCAAGGTAACCAAAGTCATAACTAAAAGACTTAGGCTAAGTAATGCAGAATGGTTGGTAGTTAATGATAAATTACAAGAAAGTGGCCTAACTTTCTCAAAATTTGCCCTAAGAGCTATGTTGTCTAAGCAGATTTATGCACCAATTATGAGAGAGCTTTTAGCTGAACTATCTAGACATGGACAAAACATAAACCAAATAGCCGCCAAACTAAATAGTGGGCAAAGCCTAGATAGAGTTGGTATTGAGATCATAGCGGACGATAATGATGTCTTACATAAAGTATATGAAGCATTGGGTAAATAATATGTCGCTTGATTTACATTGCATCAATACAAATAAAGGCACTAATGATGCTAGTTAAATTTCTTCGTACTTATACTGGTGGTGGCCTTGGGAGCATAAATTATCTTTTAAATGAGAGAAAGGCTGCTGGAACAGCAAGAGTTATAAAAGGTGATGAAAATTTAACTAGAGCTATTATAAAAGGCATCACCTATAAACAAAAGACCTGCTTTGGTGTTTTATCATTTGAAGAGAAGTATGACTTTTTGACTGAAGAGCAAAAACTAAAAATCATTAAGGATTTTGAACGTGCTCTTTTGGGTGAATATATGCTTGAACGTACAAATGTATTATGGGTAGAGCATTCTGATAAGGATGGACGGCTTGAGTTAAATTTCCTTATCCCTAAGATAGATCTTGAAACAGACAGGTCATTTAATCCTTATTTTGCTAAATATGATCAAACTAGAATAGATCTAATCAAAAAGATCATTAACGATGAGTATGGACTATCAAGTCCAGATGATCCAGCAAAAGAGCAAACTATATTGTCTAGCAAGAAAAACATCAATCATTATAAAAATTTGGAAGAGCTCGACCAAAAGCTGCACGATCTGGTTAAGCAAGGCTATATTAAAAATAGAGACCACATGATTGAACTTCTTAAACAAAATGGTATCGAAATAACCAGGATCAACAAAAAAGGCATAACGATCATACTGCCTACTAAAAAAACAAAAAATCGTCTAAAAGGAGGAATATACGATGCAGACTTCACCAGTGCTCAAAGACTTGGAGAACTCAGCCAAAGCTCAAGCAGAAGAATTAGAGAATTCCATGATAGAAATACACAAGCAGAGTGCAGAGAAAATAGGCGAAAACTTGAGGAGCTTATTGTTAAAAGAGATAGATTTAATCAAGAAAGATATGTCGAAAGAACTTCAAAAAACAATATCCTTGCATCACAAGGACAGATCGGTGATAATCTCGCTATCAGCGGCTACCGCACTAATTTTGGGAATAGCAATTGGCTGGGTAGTGCACGCAATGATATTAAAGGAAGAAGTAGCTTGGACGATACCAAAACAATGGAGATACAGCCAACCTACTGCGGACAAGACCCAGAGGGAGTATTACATATCGATTCCAAAAGACAAAGAGATAATAGAGAACGAGAGCAGGAAATTTATATTAATGAAAATGGAGTAGAGGATGACAGCATTAGAGAAAGCATTGCTAGAAGAGAACGAGCGCTTGACGAAGACGATCGAAGACGAAAGGAGCAAGCACGAATTAGAAACAATGAATTTGCAACAAGACTGCGAGAAGAAGCTCGCGATATTACAGACAAATGTGACAGAGCTAACAAAGAAAGTCAAGAGCTTGAACAAAGATTGCAACGACGCCTTAACGGAATCTTTGCAGCAACAAAGAGATATGTACGAGAGTTCAATATCTTGCTTGGAAGAAAAATTAAAAAATTCAGAAGAAAAATTCCAAAATTTGAGAGAAGAATACGAGAACTTACAGATAGAGCACAAGATGCTACAAGAATATGTAGAGAATTTATAGAGGAGCGTGAATACTCCAAAAAAGCCAGCATGTATCACCATGTGAGTGATGTATGCAAGGAAAAAACTCAAAGTCTAGATATGTTTTAAACGTAGAGACTCTACTAAGTTTATTACATAATCATCTCATTTATTACTTCCAAACATTATTTGTTACGTTGCCATTTTAAAAATATACTAAAATATATTTTGTAGATCATAAAAAATAATTTAGTCTAATTATTTTTGTTCTTATGGCTGCCTTTAATCAACTTAAGCTTTTATTAAAAAAAGCCTATCTTGCATGGCCACTTTAATAAAGAAAATATTTTTTAAGCGTGGGTCAAGGGAGCGGCAAGCTATCCTTGCGAGCCTCTATGGAGATGCAAATGGTAACATTTTGTAGCTACATAGAGTATGCTCGCCCTAATATCTGAATTGAATTTTGGCGCATACTGGAATTAAATCAGTCCCACCAAAGAATGACTTAGTAAAAGTAAATTTTTGTAATTTTTGTGATTTTTGTGATTGGCATATTTGTCACTTGTTTATTTTGACTGATAAATTTGGATAGTCAATTATTTTATGGTTACTTTAATTAAAACTTAAAAAGCAAGAAGCTAGGAGGCAAACCACGAATGATATTAGCATCTTAAGCACCAATATAAATTCATACACTAAGCAACAGCACAAACAAGGCAGGTCTGCAAATTTTAGTGATATTTTTAACCAAAAGACCAAAGAAAAGATTAGCGAGCCAAACCTGTAACAACTTGTCAAGGACTTTCTAATCATTTTTATCATTTTTTTGATGTTTTTCACTCTCAATTTCTCTAAGCATTATGCGTTTCAATTTGTCTTGCATTGTTTCAGTAGTATTTTTATTAAAATGTACAACAACTTCATAGGTAGTTTTTCCAATCTTCTTTATTGTTTTTGTTTCTGTATTATTTTTTTGCATATCATCATTCCTTTTCTTGCAATTAAAAAGCGATTAGAATTTTTTACTTTTCCAATCGCTTTCATTCATCTATTAAGTTTTGTGCTTTCTTCAGCTTTTCTTTGCTCTGTATTTTTCTTCTATCAAGTCCCGTTATCCTAAGAGGTAAACACATCTCGATTATCCTTGAATAAATCCTGCCAAGCATTATATCTTCCTGTTCTTTTTCTATATCTTTGAAATTAAGGTTAGTAGTTATAATGGTTGGTCTTGCCTTTAGGTATCTTGCATTGATTACATTGTAAATTTGCTCTAAGGCATATTCTGTATTTCTCTCTATTCCAAAATCATCAAGAATTAGTAGGGTAGGGCTTGTTATCTATTCGATATATTCGTTTCTATCAAGATTAAAGCCGCCTTTTTGTAAGTCGTTTAATATCTGTGCAAAGTTCCTCATTTTTACTGTATGGCTATATTCTGTAATTATAGCGTTGGCAATAGCACAAGCTACATAGGTCTTGCCACTTCCTACATTTCCGTAAAGTAACAGTCCAACATTATCTTTTCTCATTTCTTCAAAATGTTTTACATAGTTCTTTGCTTTTTTGATGATTTCCTTATCTGTATCTTCATCGGCATTTTTAAAGGTGTAGGCTATTTGATTTTTGGATATAAAGCAGCTTTGTCTCAACCTATCTTGTTTTAACAGTTTTTTCTTGTTCAGCTCTATCTCTATCACATTTACAAGCCGTTCTGATAATCATAGGCTTATCCAACATCGGAATTACCTTACCGTCTATTCTTTCATTACAAATCTTGCAATAGATATGTCCGTCTTCTTCATAGTGAGTATCTTTGTTGTAGATAAAATCTGTCCCTTGAATTTTTGTAGTAATCATATTTTCTTTATCATTCATAATTTTAGTCTCCTTTTCTACATCAGGCTCTATAATGCGTTTTTAAGGCTTATTTTTATCTTAACCATAGTCTGACACCTCTTTTATGATTAAACCCTTAAAAACACCTTTTATAGGCTGTCGCTGTCTTCATAGTTGGTTGAATAGGTTCTATGGCTTTTATTTTGATTATTTTTCTGTGATAGCTTTTCTTTATCCTGTTCATACCAATTCATACCAATTAAGGATTGTTACATAGTGGTCTTTGTAGTCTGTGCCTTTACTTTTGATATATCTTAATAGCTTTTCAGTCATTGTATCTGTATGACCTTTCAGCCTATCTTTTAGATTTTGGTATTTTTCATCGGTTAAATGAATATTTTGATACTCTCCATAAAGGGACACTGGGGCAACCTGTTCTATTCTCCTCTTATCTAATCTACCCTTAACTATACTATGCGGACAAACGGTTGACACTTGGTTGTCATTTGGTATACCAAGATTTTCAACCTTGATATATGCTCCATTTTCCGTTTGCGTTATACTTTGCTTTTCTTCAAGATACATCGTTTCTTTTCGTCTGTCATTTCTGATGTAGTTATTTATCTTCCAATAGGTAATGACTATAACCCCTCTTTAAAAGACAATTACAAAACCTTTTGTAATTAGAATTTTTAAGTCATCATCATCTGCCCTCATAGATAGATGAAAATACAGGCATTGGCTACTTAATGGCATATCCAAAAATAAGTCGCTATCCACTATCTTTATTGAAAACATCCTTTTATCTGCCATTTTTCTCTCCTATCTTTTGTTATGAAAATGTAGCAACAAATCGTTACTCCTTTTATCTTTTAAGGAAGTCGTGTTTCACTACCCCCTTTGATTAGTACTGTCTTTGATTTAGGTACACTCCCATTTTGGGAATGTGGCATTTGTCATCTTCTTATTTTTCTTTTGTTGTTTTAGATGTCGGTCTTAAAAATACTTTTGCTTTTCTATAAACTGAATGAGCGTTTTGAAACGGTACAATAGAAAAAGCCGACTTTTGTTGTTTCAGTATGTCGGCTTAATGTAAGCTATCTGTTTCAAATTTTTATTGTCAAGGGTGAGCGATAGTGAATGTGCTTTACCCTTGATGATAAAAAAGCGAATGAATTATATTCAGTTGTCTTTTGCCTTTAATACGGAAAAATGCTTCGGCTTTTTTCTTTGCTCCCCGCAAGGGTAAAAGCACCGCAGGTCGCAAGGACACCTAAAGGGTGTATAATTGCGCCCTTAGAAAATCTAAGGGAATTACAATTATACTATGTCCTTGCGTTTCTTAGTCTTTTTGAAATGCTCTTTGCAAAATAGCCTTTATTTCTTCATTACTTTTCTCGCTTGCTCCCTCAATTAAACTTTCTAAGATTGCTCCTCGCTCTATCAATCTATGGTTTCGCTTTTTTCTTTCTTCAAGGCTCGTTTGCTTTCTGATTTTCTTTTCCTGATTTTTAAGCTGAGATAGTTTCTTTTCATATTTTTTTTCTTCTTACTTGCTTTCAATCTTTTCTTTTACTTTTTCTAATTCTGTTTTTATTGTCCATAAATTTCATCTCCTTTCAAGTTTTTTTCATAAGAAAAGACGATAGATGTTTTACTTTCTATCGTCTTGAATCTGTATTATTCAGCTCGACAAACTGAAATTTGACTTACTTCTTGTATTTCTCAACGATTATGCCTGCTACAATACCTACAATAAATCCCGCCGTAGTAACAGCCGAAAACTTAAACTTACCCCAAAGAGAAGGAAGCGCAGAAATCGCAAGTGCATACCAAAACAGATTACTACTGAGCAACCAACCATATAAATAACTATGCTCACCAGTTGAAATATTAGTAAATAGCCAACCAATCAAGTTGCTCTCACCAATATATCACCAGATATACAGCTATGTATCCCAATGTTATATAAACATTTTTCTTTCTCAAGTATAATCACAATCCTTTGTCAAACGGGAATTTTATTTTCCTGTCACTCGTTTATAGGATCATAGTCGGAAGGGACAGGTGCTACTATACTTACAAAGATGATATCCTCATCTCCAGTATTTTTTGCTCCGTGGCAGGAGTCTTTCTTCGATACTATGACATGGCCTTTCTTGAATGGAACCTCTTCATTAGGCTGGGGGTAGAATATTCCCTCTCCCTGAAGGACGATCCATATATCGTCGGAATTGTGGTGATAGTGCTTTTGCAATGTCTGACCGGGTTTGATAACCCAGACCGATCCGCCTGTAGATTCTGTCTGATAAAACGGTGTTCTGACAGCCTTTTCCGGATCCTCTTTTTTTACAAGGTCCATGCAATAGATTCTCTGTTCGCTCATGATTATTTGCTCCTTTGTATTCCATAGTTTAATCGAAAAAATGCGATTTAATGATATACCGACAAATTCTAATTTGTCTACTTCTTTATGTTTTTTAATCTCTCATCATAATATTCTTCTACAAATTTATGATTTTGGTGTTTTTCAATTTGCTTAGTGATAAGCTCTATCATTTGCTCATTTTGTTCTACTGTGTAGTTGAAATTTTTCCAATGAGAAACATTGTCTAAACATATTTCAACCAACTTTTCAAAGGTTAATACCCTTTCATTATCGGAATAATATGTTTCTTTTATATTTTTTGTTGTTGTAACTTGTATATTAGCCTCATATAGAGTGTTCAATACATCAGAGCTAATAGAAGTATCAAGAGTTGCTAAAAACATTTCTCTTGCACCTGTTCTTCCCATTTCTTCAGGTACTTCTTGCCATCTTTCTCTTAATGTGGTTTTTGCACTAATTAAGACAGTATTTCTCTTATTTACAATGTATTCTAAAACACCCGGAGAAACTAAATCTACCAATTTACCAAGACCTTTATTGACAAACTCTTGTTTACCTATATTACCTTGACTGTCAAGTGGAATCCCTGCACCAATCAAAATGAGTTCTATAATACTTTCAAATTCTTTACCTGCTCTACTCCTCCTACTTTGAGTATTTGACAAAGTCAAAGCATATATATGTTCCGGAAATTCTTCCACAAACCAAGTAATTGCCTCTATTGGTGTAAGAGTTTTGATATACTCATCATCAACTAACTCTTTTAGCATTTTTGAAGTAAAGTCTTTTTCTAATGGCTGAAATTCACTCCAACAGCTATTTCTAAGTTTTTCAACAACTTCACTTGCATTACTTAAAAAGAATTCTTTAGGGACTTTGTCGTATCCTAATGTAATAAAATTATCATAAACTAAGTCATAAGGCTGTTTAAAGCCTTCTTTCCTTTTTTCTTTAACTAAGTTTTTATATTCATCAAGAGAAATATTTGCCATAACTCTTTTCCTTTCTTGAAAAATTTTCTTCTATATGGTACAATAGTGTCAAATAGAGGACAGTTAGTCCTTGAAATAACATATATAAAAAGGAGAATATATATGAATATTATACCACAAATCATAGATAATTCCCCTGCTATTTTAATAAAAAATAAGCGTATCAGATTACAAATGACTCAAAAAGAATTAGCTGATGCTGTTGGTATGTCCAAATTCGGAGATAGGACAATTCGCAGATGGGAAAATGGAGAAAGTCAGCCATCGTCCATTGAGCTGAAACATATTTTATCATTTCCTGAAAAAGTACCTTTCCCCAATAATGAAAATGCCCCCTATAAAATCATTGATTTATTTGCCGGAATTGGTGGTACAAGGCTTGGATTTTACCAAACAGGTAAAACAAATGTCGTATTCAGTAGTGAAATTGATAAATTTGCAGTAAAAACATATAAGGCAAATTTTGGTGAAACTCCTTTTGGAGATATTACAAAAATATCTGAAAAAGATATTCCTAATCATGATATTATTGTCGGTGGTTTTCCTTGTCAAGCATTTAGTCAAGCCGGTAAAAAGCTTGGTTTTGAAGATACTCGTGGAACATTATTTTTTGAAATTGCAAGAATTATTAAAGAGAAACGACCTAAGGCATTTCTTCTTGAAAATGTCAAAAACCTAAAATCTCACGATAAAGGTCGTACCTATAAAACAATAGAAAAAACATTAAAGGATTTAAACTACGATGTTCATTCTATTATACTTAAAGCAAAAGACTTCGGTGTTCCACAAAATAGAGAGCGTATTTACATTGTTGGATTTGATAAGGATAAAATAGATAACTATAAAGATTTTTCTTTTCCAATTCCTCCCTGCCCAGATGTTTCTGTGGGAAATATTTTAGAGCAAAATGTTGATACTAAATACACCATTTCAAATGCACTTTGGCAAGGTCATCAACGACGAAAGAAAGAACATAAAATAAAGGGAAATGGATTTGGTTACACATTGTTCAATGAAAACAGTCCTTATACAAATACATTATCTGCAAGATATTATAAAGACGGGAGTGAAATACTTATTGAGCAAAAAGGAAAAAATCCACGAAAACTAACACCTCGTGAAGCTGCAAGACTTCAAGGCTTCCCCGAAAACTATATCATTCCTGTAAGTGATACTCAAAGTTACAAACAGTTTGGTAATTCTGTTGCCGTTACTGTTATCCATGCAATTGCAAATAACATAATTGATATACTTGATACCTGTACTAAAAAAGAGATTGACTAACTTCAATCTCTTTTTTCTAACTTATTAACTTGTATACCTGCCCTTTTCAGAACCTTTAATTTTTCTTGTTTTCTCTGTTCTCTCCTTGCCTTATACCTTTCCTCATATTCCTGTTGTTTTCCATTTACTTTACGCTTTAAGTAGTTTTGATGAAGTCTATCTTTTCTTTCCTTGATTTTTCTCTCTTCTTCCTCAATTTTTAATCTTTCTTCTTCTTCTTCTTCAGTCAATTCTTCTTTTGGTGGCTCATAGTTACCGATAAAATTAAAATATATCTCTATTTTTTGCTTTGATGTTTGACTACCTTTTCTATTCCTTTCATGAACAATAATCTTTTCTACAAACTCATTTATCATTGTAGTTGTAAGTTCATCAAAATTTTCATATCGGCTTATTAGAGATATAAACTTTTTCGCCTTATCTGTTTCTTTTTCATATCTTGATATTGCAAACTCTAAGTCTTTAATTTCTTTGCTTAAAGCTATTTGCTCTGTTTCATATTGACTGTTAAGTATCTCATATCTATTACTTGGTATTTTTTCAAGTATCATATCTTCGTAAATACGGCACATCAATCGTTCAAGTTCCTGAAGCCTGTTTTTACTTTCCATTAATCTTATTTTTTTCTTTTCTATCTCTACTTTTTCCTTTTCTTCCATTTCATTTTAAATGGAACGGATAAAGGCTTCGTGATCTTCATCAAGATATTTTTTAATGTCTTTTAAGGTTTCCTGTATAAGGTTTAAGACTGCTTCCGCTTTTATCCTGTGAGTAGATGGACAAAGCGTTCCACAGGGTACTTTCGTGTAAGCACTGCAAGTGTAATAGGGAATATTTTTGTAATTACTTGTTCTATGAACATACATTTTACTGCCACAATCTGCATAATACATAAGCCCAGTTAAAGGGTGATATTCTCCCCAACCATCGGGATACCTTTTTACATTTCCTCTTATCCTTTGCACATTATCAAAGGTTTCTTGGTCTATAATTGCCTCGTGGGTATTTTCAAATATCAGCCAGTTTTCTTCAGATACATATTTGCTTTTCTTATCCTTGAAATGCTTTCTTGTTTTGAAGTTTACAGTATGACCTAAATATTCCTGTTTCTTTAAGATACTTACAATTGTAGAACTGCACCAGCGATAAGGATGTTCAAACACTTTGCTTTGATGTAGTCCATATCCTAATTTTTGCTGATGGTAAGCAGGTATATCTACTTTTTCACTTTCCAATATCTTTGCTATTCGATACGGACCATTGCCTTGCATGGTCAGATTGAATATTCTCCTTACTATCTCCGCTGCTTTTTCATCTACAATCCACTTATCTTTGTCTTTTTCATCTTTGATATATCCATAAGGTGGAGAGCTTGCCGTATGCTTTCCGCTTTCCCCTTTTGACCTGAATGTAGATTGTATTTTTCTTGAAGTATCTCTTGTATACCATTCATTCATAATATTTCTAAAAGGGGTAAAATCATCTTCTCTATAAAAGCTATCTACATTATCATTGATAGCAATGAGCCTAACTCCCTTTTGTCTTAAGATTTCCATACATTGACCGACTTTAAGATAGTCTCTGCCAAGTCTACTCATATCTTTTACGATTATACAACCTATTATATTACCTTGATTAACTCCGTTCATCATTGCCATAAAGCCCGGTCTATCAAACTGTGTTCCGCTTATTCCATCATCTGTAAAATGTATGATGTTGCTTAAATTATTTTTACCTGCATATTCTTCAAGGATTTTCTTTTGATTTACAATAGAATTGCTTTCTCCTTGAAGTTCATCATCACGACTTAATCTCTCATAGAGTGCTGTTATCTTTTCATAATTCCTCATTTTTACCCCCTTTCTCTTAGTTTCTTAAATAAAAAAGAATTAAGAAGTACATATTTCACTAATATAGTGATTAAGTGTTCTCCTTAATTCTATTACTCCAAGAACCAGCTAAATTTACTTATACCACTTCTTAACAAAATAGCCTTATCTCTTTAAATTTTAATGATCTTCAAGCTTATGGCTACACAGTAGATAAAGCTGGCTTTATGGGAGCTGATTTTAACAAAGCAGCAGGCTTGCCGCAAGACTTTAAAATCCATAAAAGCACGCTTGATGAACTTAATAGATTTGCCGAGCGAAACCATGTGTTAAACCGCATCAAGAGCAAGGACGAGCAGATAAAGATCTTTGATAACATCGATATGGCCGACACCATAAAGCACTACTACAGACTATTTGATCAAATGACCTCTGCTTTAGGTGATGATAAAAAGAGCTACACCCTTGCAGATATAGACAAACTACCAAAAGGCTACAGCACAAAAGGCACTCACTATGATGCCAAAGGACACTTGCTAAAAGATCTATCAAACTCCACTATCTCAAATATCTACTCTAGCACTGATGAGCTAAATAGCGCCAAAACTCTTAGCAAAGAGCTTTCAAGTGCAGGAGTTAGGCTCATAGTAAAAGAGGTTGATTTTACTATGAGCGAAGCAGGCGATGAGTTTAGCTTTAGCCCTGATATGTCGGTATATCAAGCAGATGAAGGCTACAGCAAAGAGGCTCTTTTTATGGGATTTTTGCGCAGCTCTAGACCACTACCAAGTGATAGTGCAAAGACTAAGCTTAGCAGTGCTGCACTAAATGATATCTCAAACACTGGAGAGCATAAAGAGTATTTTGTGGATTTTGAAAAAGTGGGTAAAGATAGTGAGAGCATAAAAGCGCTCATAAAAGAAAGACTTAAAGAGCTAACTCTTTTAATGTATGCAAGATTAAAGAACATTAACGCAGAAAGTGTTACCTCAAACGAATATGAGAAATTTAAACCAACTAGCGAGAATATAAATTCTCTAGCAAATTCTTGGAGTGAGAGGATAAGTTCTATTAGCAAGACTTTTGTGTAGAGATAAGTTATATATAAACTAAATTATTGAAAGGTCGATTTACAAACTAAGAAATACAAAAGGCTTTTAAATATGATAAGCAGTGTAAATGGATTTACATATCAAAATATGAGGTATGAGCCAGCTGGAGCGGAAGAGAAAAACATACAAGCAAAAGTAGAGCAACAACCTGATAAAAATAAAATAAACGATGATAGCAATAACGCTGTAGCAAATAGCGCTCTACAGCGCATTTTTGGTAACTACATGAGTGGTATTGCAGCTGATGGTAGGATAACCATTTGGGGTAAAGCAACAGGACTTGATAACTCGATAAGCAAGGACGAAGCAAATTCTTTATTGCGTTTTATACAAGAGAGCAAGACAGGCGATTTTATGCCAATGATATCTGATGATATTAGTGATGAGCTGTTAAACTCAGCTGATCTGAGCATCAGTGAATTTAAAGAACGCTGGTTACAAGATAGAGCAAGGATGGCAGAGAAGCTAGAAAAGAGCAATGAAGTTTTTTTCGCACAAGTAGATGCTATGAATGAAGAAGCTCAAAGAATTTTAAATAATAAAAACAATGAGCCAGGCTCAAATGACATAAAAGAAGAAAATTTTAAGCCTATTCAGGGACATAGCAAAAACACTGAAACTTATGACTTTACTAAGGATGAAAAATTTTCATATTTACTTAAGCTTCAAGAGCTTGAGAGAGAACGTGGTATCGATGTGCTTCGTATCATGCAAAAGCTTGAAGAAAATGGTAAAAAGGTTGTCGATAAAAAGGTTTAAATTTATCTTTGTATTTAGTGCAAGCCGCCACTAAGTCATCCTATGACAAGATAGAGGATGATCCTCGTTTTGCTTTATCCATCAAACCATCTTATTTAAAATTTGCTTCTTATCTATCTTTTGCATAAGCTCTAAGACGTCTATGCCTCTTTTTTCTTTGAAATTTAAAAGCTCTCTTGCATAGAGAAATTTTTGATCCTTGTTTATATCATAGGTCTCATACTTCTTCTTAACCTGCATAGGTTTAAATTTCTTCTCACTTTGCTCTTTGGCTAAATTTGCATTGTATTCTTGTTCTTCTTTGATTATCTGCTTTCTTTGTTCTTCAACATCCTTTGTAGCTTTTTCTCTTGCTTTGGCAAATAAAGTCTTAAATTCATCTATACTTAGATCGGTTCTATCTAAAAGACTAAGCGACTCCTTGTTATTATTTGGATAAAGAGAAGACATAGTTTCCATAAAAGCATCAAGTTCATCTTCTTCTTCTTTTGTGCCAAGACCTATTAGTTTGCCCATCATGGTTGGTTTGCCGTCTATAGAGTTTGTAAGCAACCAGTCCATGTAATCTTGGAGTTCGCGAACTCTAAATTCTTCCATATTTTCTGGTTCTCTTTTTGCTGATAAAGCTCGTCTTTCTTGAA is a genomic window of Campylobacter concisus containing:
- a CDS encoding Cj0814 family flagellar-dependent secreted protein; the encoded protein is MSLNFNDLQAYGYTVDKAGFMGADFNKAAGLPQDFKIHKSTLDELNRFAERNHVLNRIKSKDEQIKIFDNIDMADTIKHYYRLFDQMTSALGDDKKSYTLADIDKLPKGYSTKGTHYDAKGHLLKDLSNSTISNIYSSTDELNSAKTLSKELSSAGVRLIVKEVDFTMSEAGDEFSFSPDMSVYQADEGYSKEALFMGFLRSSRPLPSDSAKTKLSSAALNDISNTGEHKEYFVDFEKVGKDSESIKALIKERLKELTLLMYARLKNINAESVTSNEYEKFKPTSENINSLANSWSERISSISKTFV
- a CDS encoding cell surface protein yields the protein MITSINGLSNTPIQDNTIQKENVAKEGKQDKNATEEKFDYSKNLFKPWSETIKEFIDIDKSKEGWIADTINRIDNMLSDYTIQERRALSAKREPENMEEFRVRELQDYMDWLLTNSIDGKPTMMGKLIGLGTKEEEDELDAFMETMSSLYPNNNKESLSLLDRTDLSIDEFKTLFAKAREKATKDVEEQRKQIIKEEQEYNANLAKEQSEKKFKPMQVKKKYETYDINKDQKFLYARELLNFKEKRGIDVLELMQKIDKKQILNKMV